GCCCGGGGCGACACCGCCGACCTCGTCGAGGACTTCGCGCTGTCGGTGCCGTCGCTGGTGATCTCGTCCCTGCTCGGTGTGCCCAAGGTGGACCGCGGCTTCTTCGAGGCCAAGACGAAGGTCCTCGTCACCATCAACTCGACCGACGAGGAACGCGACAACGCCTCCCAGCAACTGCTGCGCTACCTCAACCGGCTGATCGCGATCAAGACCAAGCGGCCCGGCGACGACCTGATCAGCAAGCTGGTCGAGGGCGGGCTGCTGTCCCCGCAGGAGCTCTCCGGCGTGGCCATGCTGCTGCTGATCGCCGGCCACGAGACGACGGCCAACAACATCGCCCTCGGCGCGGTCACCCTGCTGAACGACCCTCGGTGGATCGGCGACGAGCGCACGATCGAGGAACTGCTGCGCTTCCACTCGGTCGCCGACCTGGTGGCGCTGCGCGTGGTGGTGGAGGACATCGAGATCGGCGGCCGGCTGCTGCGGGCCGGCGAGGGCGTCGTACCGCTGGTGGCCGGCGCCAACCACGACCCCGCGGCCTTCGACCGCCCGCATGTGTTCGACCCGTCCCGGTCCGCGCACGGGCATGTGGCGTTCGGCTACGGCGTCCACCAGTGCCTGGGGCAGAACCTGGTGCGTCTGGAGCTGGAGGTCGCCTACCAGAAGCTGTTCGCCCGCATCCCGACCCTGCAGATCGCGGTTCCGCCGGAGGAACTGCCGTTCAAGTACGACGGGGTGCTCTTCGGACTCCACGCACTGCCGGTGCGGTGGTAGCGCCCCTCAAGCGCCCTTCCCGGAGGAAAGATCATGACGCGCATCAGTGTGGACACCGACAAGTGCATCGGGGCGGCGCAGTGTGTGCTGACCGCGCCCGAGGTGTTCGACCAGGACGACGACGGCTTCGTGGAACTCCTGCAGGAGGAACCGGAGGGGCCGGAG
Above is a window of Streptomyces sp. DT2A-34 DNA encoding:
- a CDS encoding cytochrome P450, translating into MTSSPTAGAEADAEDEDEIVPFVLRRPGAPFPPPEYTEFRQRPGLVKAALPSGDTVWLVTRHEEVRRILTDPRISANPAHPGFPRPSRTGGVPTADEVPGWFVALDPPDHTKFRKALIPEFTVRRIRALRPVVEEIVDHTIDRMLARGDTADLVEDFALSVPSLVISSLLGVPKVDRGFFEAKTKVLVTINSTDEERDNASQQLLRYLNRLIAIKTKRPGDDLISKLVEGGLLSPQELSGVAMLLLIAGHETTANNIALGAVTLLNDPRWIGDERTIEELLRFHSVADLVALRVVVEDIEIGGRLLRAGEGVVPLVAGANHDPAAFDRPHVFDPSRSAHGHVAFGYGVHQCLGQNLVRLELEVAYQKLFARIPTLQIAVPPEELPFKYDGVLFGLHALPVRW
- a CDS encoding ferredoxin, whose translation is MTRISVDTDKCIGAAQCVLTAPEVFDQDDDGFVELLQEEPEGPEERSARMARSVCPAQAITVHE